In Aegilops tauschii subsp. strangulata cultivar AL8/78 chromosome 3, Aet v6.0, whole genome shotgun sequence, one genomic interval encodes:
- the LOC109786618 gene encoding prefoldin subunit 6 produces the protein MASSLATAPAAVREMQSDLESQANALSKIQKDISKNHEVRKQFTIQVGENELVLKELELLNEGANVYKLIGPVLVKQDNAEAKANIKKRIEYITAELERMDRALKDLEEKQNSKKESIIKLQQKMQAVQAKAQA, from the exons ATGGCGTCGTCGTTGGCAACGGCACCGGCTGCTGTACGTGAAATGCAGAGCGACCTTGAGTCCCAGGCCAACGCCCTCAGCAAGATCCAGAAAG ACATCTCCAAGAACCACGAGGTCCGCAAGCAGTTCACCATCCAGGTCGGCGAGAATGAACTCGTCCTCAAG GAGCTGGAGCTGCTGAATGAAGGGGCAAACGTGTACAAGCTGATTGGGCCAGTGTTGGTCAAGCAGGACAATGCAGAGGCGAAGGCCAACATCAAGAAGCGCATCGAGTACATCACGGCTGAGCT AGAGAGAATGGATCGGGCGCTCAAGGACTTGGAGGAGAAACAGAATAGCAAGAAGGAATCG ATAATCAAGCTGCAACAGAAGATGCAGGCTGTACAAGCGAAGGCTCAGGCGTAA
- the LOC109786617 gene encoding uncharacterized protein, whose amino-acid sequence MWYLCVFYHRLLDYRRPEVQSLAELFGGPGAGAAVEWRMPENHHEDSPFHLVRLPGDERVAAQIANRSLLVKGIYELWGQGATYDELEKAIRVYPDERKLPYLTPESSFKIIVDSFGKAVSFEEQNAIIKRFTYIPFEGRVNLKKPDHKFFVLETDDYGPQNGLPPVAQKTVFFGRLVGAADRHVVPTYELKSRKYIGPTAMDCEMAFLMANQGLAQPGKLVYDPFVGTGSILVAAAHFGAMTMGADIDIRVVRDGRGPDCNIWSNFEQYKLPEPLCVLRADNNLPPWRPGLKEIFDAIICDPPYGVRAGGRKSGGRKLLKGIIPPYIVPDDKRENHIPSTAPYSLAECVHDLLLLAARMLVIGGRLVFFYPVLRDDDVADAAKFPEHPCFKLVSSCEQILSLRYSRVLLTMVKVEPYTEEVERVGEERHQEFRENHQKWMEEGNLHSAVFSPAEHDGKPKFDKDSKPKYRGKYV is encoded by the exons atgtggTACCTTTGCGTCTTCTACCACAGGCTCCTCGACTACCGGCGGCCGGAGGTGCAGTCGCTCGCCGAGCTCTTCGGCGGCCCCGGCGCCGGGGCCGCTGTAGAGTGGCGTATGCCCGAGAATCACCACGAAGACTCCCCCTTCCACCTCGTCCGCCTCCCCGGCGACGAGCGCGTTGCCGCGCAGATCGCCAACCGCA GCCTGCTCGTGAAGGGGATCTATGAGCTGTGGGGGCAAGGTGCCACCTACGACGAACTGGAGAAGGCGATACGGGTGTACCCCGACGAAAGGAAGCTGCCGTACCTGACGCCGGAGAGCTCGTTCAAGATTATCGTCGACAGCTTCGGCAAGGCGGTCAGCTTCGAAGAACAGAATGCGATTATAAAGAGGTTCACTTACATCCCATTCGAG GGCCGTGTTAATTTGAAGAAGCCCGATCACAAGTTCTTTGTCTTGGAGACTGATGATTATGGGCCACAAAATGGCCTTCCACCAGTTGCTCAGAAGACGGTATTCTTTGGCCGGCTGGTTGGAGCAGCAGATAGGCATGTAGTGCCGACATATGAGTTGAAGAGCAGGAAGTACATTGGTCCGACTGCAATGGACTGTGAAATGGCGTTTCTCATGGCCAACCAAGGGCTCGCACAGCCTGGGAAACTTGTGTATGACCCTTTTGTTGGCACCGGGAGTATTTTAGTGGCCGCTGCACATTTTGGAGCCATGACTATG GGTGCAGATATTGATATAAGAGTTGTGCGGGATGGTCGTGGCCCCGATTGCAATATTTGGAGCAACTTTGAGCAG TACAAGTTGCCAGAGCCTTTGTGTGTGCTACGAGCAGATAACAACCTGCCACCTTGGCGTCCAGGATTGAAGGAG ATATTTGATGCAATCATCTGCGACCCCCCATATGGTGTCCGAGCTGGTGGGCGAAAGTCCGGTGGTCGGAAGCTCCTAAAAGGCATCATCCCTCCGTACATAGTTCCGGACGACAAGAGAGAGAACCATATTCCATCAACCGCGCCATACAGTCTTGCAGAATGCGTTCatgacctcctcctccttgctGCGAGAATGCTGGTGATTGGTGGCAGGCTGGTCTTCTTCTACCCGGTCTTGCGGGATGATGATGTTGCCGACGCAGCAAAATTTCCGGAGCACCCCTGCTTCAAGCTGGTCTCCTCCTGCGAGCAGATCCTAAGCCTGCGGTACAGCCGGGTTCTGCTGACGATGGTGAAGGTTGAGCCGTACACAGAAGAGGTCGAGAGGGTAGGCGAGGAACGGCACCAGGAGTTCAGGGAGAACCACCAGAAATGGATGGAGGAGGGCAACCTGCACTCTGCTGTGTTCAGCCCGGCTGAGCATGATGGGAAGCCCAAATTCGATAAAGATTCCAAGCCGAAGTACAGGGGAAAGTACGTGTAG